From the genome of Tenericutes bacterium MZ-XQ:
TTTTAAGATTTCATTTTTATGAAGTAATATTTTTCTTGTTCTGGTTTCATCGTGGTTAAACCTATTAGAATAATCATATTTTGAAATATGCATGTTTAAAATAAAGGCTTCTCCATCTTTAAAAGTGACATAACTATCACTTAAGTTAACCTTTCCTTGTCTAATCGATTTAATTTCACTACCCATAAGCTTCATGCCTGCTTCATAGGTTTCTTCGATAAAATAATCGTGTCTGGCTTTTTTATTTTGACTGATAATCTTCATGCCTTAAACCTCTTTATTTCTTTTTGTTTTTCTTTTTATCAACGATGGTAAAGTCCATCTTCTTTTCACTCACATCGACTTTTAAAAGCTCAACTTTAACTTGATCTCCTAGTCGATATTTTTTTCCTCTTCTGCCAATATAAGTCAGTAGTGATTCATTATACATATAATAATCATCTAATTCTCTTAAAGGTACAAATCCTTCAATACCATTTAAGAGTTTTACAAACATACCACTTGGCATCATTTGTGTAATAGTTCCTTTAAAGTAGTTACCCACTTTATCTTCCATAAACTCACAACTCTTAAGTTTAGCAACATCTCTTTCCATTTGTACAGCTTTTCTTTCTTGATCAGAGGTATGTTTAGCAATATCAGGCATCACTGCTTCATAATGATAGATTTGCTTTTTCAAGTCTTTAGCTTCACCTAAAACAAATAAGTGAATGAGTCTATGTAGAACTAAATCTGGATATCTTCTAATTGGTGATGTAAAGTGTGTATAATAAGTTGCACCTAGCCCATAATGGATATCTTTTTGATGTGAATATTTCGCTTTTTGCATCGCTCTAAGTAATAACATATGCACAACATAACTATATGGTGTGTTTAATGTATTTTTAGTAATCATTTGAAGTGGTTCAGGTCTTCCTAATTGTTTCATGTTGACACTAAACCCTAATCTAGAAACCATTTGAAGTGCATTTTTAAGTTTCACAACATCTGGTTTTTCATGGATTCTATAAATTGAAGGTAGATCTGCATGATGCATGTGAAACGCAACTGTTTCATTTGCAATTAACATAAATGATTCAATTAACTCTTCTGCATCATCAGTTGATCTTTCATAAACATCTAAAACTTTTCCTTGTTTATCAACAATAAATCCTAATTCACTACTTTCAAACTCAATTTCACCACGTTTTTTTCGAATTTGTTTTAATTTTAATGATAATTCATTCATGCTTAAAAGCATGTCTTCTATTTCTTTATTTCCAAGTGATTTTCCGTCTTTTAAAAACTGATTGACTTCACTATAAGTCATTCTTCTTTTTGAAGTGATAAAACTCTTTTGAATATCATAATCAATGACTTTTGCGTTCTCATCTAAAGTCATCATACATGATAGTGTAAGTTTTAACTCATCAGGATTTAATGAACATTTATCATTTGAAAGTAAATGCGGTAGCATTGGAATGACTCGATCTGCTAAATAAACACTGGTCGAACGATTATATGCTTCAATATCTAAAAATGATCCATTTCTAACATAATGACTGACATCTGCGATATGAACACCTAGATAATACTTTCCATCTTCATATCTTAAACTAATCGCATCATCTAAGTCTTTAGCATCAGCACCATCAATGGTGATGATTAAATCATTGGTTAAATCAAGTCTTTGTTTTTTCTCTTGCTCAATATCAATAGAAATGTTATCAAGATCATCCATCACATCTTTAGGAAAATGATCTGGCCATTCGTATGCATGAACAATTTTTAATGTATTGATATCTGGATCATTGACATGTCCGATGACCTTTTTGACATGAGAATTAACTGTAAACTTATCAATTGAATCAACCTCTAATAAAACAACATGCCCTTCAACTAATCCAGGATAGTCATCCACAAATAATCTTTTTTCTATAAATTCTTCAGGCTCAAAAAACAACCCTTTTTTATGTTTTCTAACGGTTGCGATTAAAACTTTTAACGCGCGTTCAACGATATAAACTACTTTTGGTTCAATATCATCTTTAACAAGAACGATATCATCGTGCATAGCATCTGATAAATGTTGATACTCAATATAAATATCTTCTAGTTCTTGTCTTAAAAAACCAAATGATTTTTTGCGATCAAGTCTACCAATTAATATATCATGATCAAGCATGATATATGGATCTTCAAAGATAAGATATTGATAATCATTAACATCGACATCTTTAAACGTATCTTTATGTAATTTTCTTGTTTGTTCTTTATAAAACTCTAAATATATATTTTCCATAGTATACCTCGTTAGTATTATATCATATTATCAAATGCATCGCTTTATTACTAAGATAAATATTACAAAAAAACGCATGAAATTCATGCGTTTTCTAGTAAAATCTTTAAATTATTTTTTTAAGTTATAGAAAGAATTTAATCCTCTATATTCTGCAACTACACCAAGTTGATCTTCAATTCTAAGTAATTGGTTATACTTAGCAATTCTATCAGTTCTTGAAGCACTACCAGTCTTAATTTGACCAGCATTAGTTGCAACTGCGATATCAGCAATTGTTGTATCTTCAGTTTCACCTGAACGATGTGATACAACTGCAGTATATCCAGCACGTTTAGCCATTTCGATTGCATCGAAAGTTTCAGTTAAAGTACCGATTTGGTTTACTTTAATTAAAATTGAGTTACCAATTTTTTCTTCAATACCTCTAGCTAATTTTTCAGTGTTAGTTACGAATAAATCATCACCAACTAATTGAATTTTCTTACCTAGTTTTTCAGTTAAATACTTCCAACCTTCCCAATCATTTTCATCTAAACCATCTTCGATTGAAATGATAGGGTATTTAGCGACTAAGTTTTCATAGAAATGAGTTAATTCTTTAGCATCAAACTCTTTTCCACCTTCACCAGCTAATACATATTTCTTAGTTTCTTTGTTATAGAATTCACTTGATGCAACGTCCATACCTAAGAAAATATCTTCACCAGGTTTGAATCCAGCTTTTTCAATAGCTTCCATAATGACTTGTAATGCTTCTTCGTTAGATCCTAAGTTAGGTGCAAATCCACCTTCATCGCCTACGCCAGTGTTGTATCCTTTAGCATTTAAAACTTTCTTTAAGTTGTGGAAAATTTCAGCACCCATACGGATTGCTTCTTTGAAAGTCTTAGCTCCTACTGGAAGAATCATAAATTCTTGGAAGTCAACATTGTTATCAGCATGTGAACCACCATTAATGATGTTCATCATAGGAACTGGTAACTGTTTTGTATTGAAACCACCAAGGTATTGATATAATTCAACACCTAAAAAATCTGCTGCAGCTTTTGCAACTGCCATAGATACACCTAAGATTGCGTTAGCGCCTAATTTACCTTTGTTCTTAGTGCCGTCTAATTCAATCATCATCATGTCGATTGCATTTTGATTTGTTACATCAAAACCAACTAACTCAGGTGCAATGACTTCGTTAACATTCTTAACTGCCTTTTCAACACCTTTTCCTAAATAACGTTTCTTATCTCCGTCTCTTAATTCTACTGCTTCATGCTCACCTGTTGATGCTCCTGATGGAACAATCGCACGTCCAAACGCACCAGAATCAGTGTAAACTTCAACTTCAACAGTTGGATTACCTCTTGAGTCTAATACCTCGCGTGCATAAATATCGCTAATAAATGGCATAATTTCACTCCTTTATATAGTTTTTGCCTGTTTAAATTACCATATCTATTATACACAATTTCATGTGTTAAATAAAGGTATAAACTTTATAAAAACGTTTACTTGCTATACTGAAATGCATAATATATCCCAATAATGAAGAATAAGATTTCTAATAGGTTATTTACCTGTAAAAAAGTTGAACTCAATGGATTTAAAAATTGAAAATAAATGATTGGATTTAAAATTGCTAAAACGGGGACATTAGATAAAGACCCAGTCAATAAATAAAAGATACCCACTCTCGTTGTAATATTTAAAATATAGTAACCTAAAATAAATGCTAATACACTAAGTAAATTATAGATGATATGGTTTTCTTGTATGACTTGTTTAATTCGTCTAGCGGTTAAAAATGCTAAAACAAATAACATTAACCATGTGAGTTCAAAATTAAATAGATAGATCATCAATAATTGTAATGCTCCAATTAAAATACCACCAGTAAAACCCATAAATAAAACTTGTCTAATCACATATATCAAATCATCTTTGTATATTGGTTGTTGAAATTTTTGTTTTAATCCCATGTCACTTCTCCATTAGTTGTTTATTTCTATTTTACCAAACATTGAGACAAAATCTAAATCCATAGGACGACATTGGCAAATTATGTAAAAAAAAGATGATAGGCAGCCCTATCATCTTATACATTATAACTCTAAATATTTAATTCTTGGTTTTAATAATAAGAACACAATCGTTACTACAGAACCTTTAACTAAATTGAATGGAATATATGCAGTTAAAATAAATGCTAAATATGTACCAAATGTATAAAAAGAATCTTCAATAAAACTAAATGCCCAGAAATGCACCTTACCACTTTCAGCCATCGCAATCGGTGGTAATGTTAAAAATAGTGGTGTCGAGAAAAAGAAATTAATTGTTGTTAAGATAACACTTAACGTCACTGCGATTGTTGCAGTATATACAATATATTCTTTTAGCGTAATCTTATTGTGATTCACACCAACTTCAATCATCAATGGTTTTGAATGATCTTTTAAGAATTTCTTAGCTAAATTATACGCAAAGATAATTGAAAAAGATGCAAACATTGCTAAAGCTTCACCAACTAAATCTGCTGGATCAAATCCTCTAAATAATCTTCTAGCTATTGTTCTAATTAAAACAACAAATATTGTTTCTTTGTTACCTAGAACAAGTAACGCAACCAATATTGCCACTTCACTAAAGTCAATCTTTAGAAATGAAAATGGCGGAAACCAAGGAATCTCGATTAACGATAAGATAATCGATACAGCTGCAAGTGATACCACATACAACATCTTTTTTAAGCGCAAGTAATTTGACATTTTTTTAACCTCCTGATTTTTATAAATTAAACTGTGTTCAAGATAAATACTGATATGGCTTAAAAATATCA
Proteins encoded in this window:
- a CDS encoding SsrA-binding protein, whose product is MKIISQNKKARHDYFIEETYEAGMKLMGSEIKSIRQGKVNLSDSYVTFKDGEAFILNMHISKYDYSNRFNHDETRTRKILLHKNEILKLFGKTREQGYAVIPLKVYLKEGLAKVEIGLAKGKKDYDKRQTLKEKDAQKRMDKILKHR
- a CDS encoding ribonuclease R, giving the protein MENIYLEFYKEQTRKLHKDTFKDVDVNDYQYLIFEDPYIMLDHDILIGRLDRKKSFGFLRQELEDIYIEYQHLSDAMHDDIVLVKDDIEPKVVYIVERALKVLIATVRKHKKGLFFEPEEFIEKRLFVDDYPGLVEGHVVLLEVDSIDKFTVNSHVKKVIGHVNDPDINTLKIVHAYEWPDHFPKDVMDDLDNISIDIEQEKKQRLDLTNDLIITIDGADAKDLDDAISLRYEDGKYYLGVHIADVSHYVRNGSFLDIEAYNRSTSVYLADRVIPMLPHLLSNDKCSLNPDELKLTLSCMMTLDENAKVIDYDIQKSFITSKRRMTYSEVNQFLKDGKSLGNKEIEDMLLSMNELSLKLKQIRKKRGEIEFESSELGFIVDKQGKVLDVYERSTDDAEELIESFMLIANETVAFHMHHADLPSIYRIHEKPDVVKLKNALQMVSRLGFSVNMKQLGRPEPLQMITKNTLNTPYSYVVHMLLLRAMQKAKYSHQKDIHYGLGATYYTHFTSPIRRYPDLVLHRLIHLFVLGEAKDLKKQIYHYEAVMPDIAKHTSDQERKAVQMERDVAKLKSCEFMEDKVGNYFKGTITQMMPSGMFVKLLNGIEGFVPLRELDDYYMYNESLLTYIGRRGKKYRLGDQVKVELLKVDVSEKKMDFTIVDKKKNKKK
- a CDS encoding phosphopyruvate hydratase, which produces MPFISDIYAREVLDSRGNPTVEVEVYTDSGAFGRAIVPSGASTGEHEAVELRDGDKKRYLGKGVEKAVKNVNEVIAPELVGFDVTNQNAIDMMMIELDGTKNKGKLGANAILGVSMAVAKAAADFLGVELYQYLGGFNTKQLPVPMMNIINGGSHADNNVDFQEFMILPVGAKTFKEAIRMGAEIFHNLKKVLNAKGYNTGVGDEGGFAPNLGSNEEALQVIMEAIEKAGFKPGEDIFLGMDVASSEFYNKETKKYVLAGEGGKEFDAKELTHFYENLVAKYPIISIEDGLDENDWEGWKYLTEKLGKKIQLVGDDLFVTNTEKLARGIEEKIGNSILIKVNQIGTLTETFDAIEMAKRAGYTAVVSHRSGETEDTTIADIAVATNAGQIKTGSASRTDRIAKYNQLLRIEDQLGVVAEYRGLNSFYNLKK